In Bordetella holmesii ATCC 51541, the following proteins share a genomic window:
- a CDS encoding bacterial Cytochrome Ubiquinol Oxidase family protein: MNIAPLQLARTQFTASLSFLALFLAFSMALAWILLFFKLRARSGQPGWLAAYRFWVRIFALSFVLALVSAMPVLVQLASLWPGLMDKIGNVAGPLLGFGVLSVFILKSCFLGVMLFGQRQVSDLAHTLAVLMVAIGQVVAVGWAVSLQSWLQTPDGAAIVDGRYQVYDWVRVIFNPSFGWRMGLTVLGAMLAAAFLIMGVTALQALRRPLVGGERHAYKTALVIALAAALLQAPAAWGLGEVVARLQPAKAAALAGYWHSGTTPELVILGVPDTAAQRNQSALTLSNSGGRWLAQDADAEYIGLDKFSGMSPPVAMVFLALRALWLLGAMMFVAALFSFCLSFRRGYDPAAMPRWWLRMLTGMMFAGGVSVVLGVWVAQIGLQPYIVNRTITQSEVLSAVSASTLWWGLAGYGALYALLLSAFIGMLFHAARYGVVPVRKIGGKS; the protein is encoded by the coding sequence ATGAATATCGCCCCTCTTCAGCTGGCCCGGACCCAGTTCACGGCAAGCCTGAGCTTCCTGGCCTTGTTCCTGGCCTTTTCCATGGCGTTGGCCTGGATCCTGTTGTTTTTCAAGCTGCGAGCCCGTAGCGGCCAACCGGGTTGGCTTGCCGCCTACCGGTTCTGGGTCCGTATCTTCGCCTTGTCTTTCGTGCTGGCGCTGGTCAGCGCCATGCCTGTGCTCGTGCAGTTGGCCAGCCTGTGGCCCGGCCTGATGGACAAGATCGGCAATGTGGCCGGTCCGCTGCTGGGATTTGGCGTGTTGTCGGTCTTTATCCTGAAATCTTGTTTTCTGGGGGTGATGCTCTTTGGGCAGCGTCAGGTCTCCGATCTGGCGCACACGCTGGCCGTGCTCATGGTGGCGATCGGCCAGGTGGTCGCGGTGGGTTGGGCGGTTTCCCTGCAGTCCTGGCTGCAGACGCCGGATGGCGCAGCCATCGTTGATGGGCGCTATCAGGTCTATGACTGGGTCCGGGTAATTTTCAACCCCTCGTTCGGCTGGCGCATGGGTTTGACGGTGCTGGGGGCCATGCTGGCGGCCGCCTTTCTCATCATGGGCGTGACGGCCTTGCAGGCACTGCGCCGGCCACTGGTGGGCGGCGAACGCCATGCCTACAAAACCGCGCTGGTGATCGCCCTGGCCGCCGCCTTGTTGCAGGCGCCCGCGGCCTGGGGACTGGGGGAGGTGGTGGCCCGGTTGCAGCCGGCCAAAGCCGCCGCGCTGGCAGGCTATTGGCACAGTGGCACCACGCCCGAGCTGGTCATTCTCGGCGTGCCCGACACGGCGGCGCAGCGCAATCAGAGCGCCCTGACCCTGAGCAATTCGGGGGGGCGCTGGCTGGCCCAGGATGCCGATGCGGAGTACATCGGGCTGGATAAGTTTTCCGGCATGTCACCGCCGGTCGCCATGGTGTTTCTGGCCCTGCGCGCCTTGTGGCTGCTGGGGGCGATGATGTTTGTGGCCGCGCTATTCTCTTTTTGCCTGAGTTTTCGCCGAGGTTACGATCCGGCGGCAATGCCGCGCTGGTGGTTGCGTATGCTCACCGGCATGATGTTTGCCGGCGGCGTATCGGTCGTGCTGGGGGTGTGGGTGGCCCAGATCGGGCTGCAGCCTTACATCGTCAATCGTACGATCACCCAATCCGAGGTGCTCAGCGCCGTGTCTGCATCGACGCTCTGGTGGGGGTTGGCCGGTTACGGTGCGTTATACGCCTTGCTGCTGAGCGCCTTCATCGGGATGTTGTTTCACGCCGCGCGCTACGGAGTGGTGCCGGTGCGCAAGATCGGAGGCAAATCATGA
- a CDS encoding septum formation topological specificity factor MinE family protein: MQQELVAVISKYVKINPDDIKVNLERQDTLEVLEVKIEMPQSETQASA, from the coding sequence TTGCAGCAGGAACTGGTGGCCGTGATTTCCAAGTACGTCAAGATCAATCCCGACGATATCAAGGTCAACCTTGAGCGCCAGGACACCCTGGAAGTGCTCGAAGTCAAGATCGAAATGCCGCAGAGCGAAACACAGGCATCCGCCTGA
- the minC gene encoding septum site-determining protein MinC — MTTEPLALDFKSATLYAIRVVLHSADLEPLQEALARRMADAGSFFENEPVVIDASRLTETVDWPALVQALAAHNLPPIGVVAEGANLHAARKAGLTPVELSTTAARAPQVVDPAPPNHVSTPVPAAPEASPAAKQQISVALSGDAQAVPTRAARETTAAANHTPAAPQSSTALVITKPLRSGQRVYARHTDLVVIGMVSQGAEVIADGNIHVYGPLRGKAMAGARGDTSARIFTTHLDAELLAVAGVYRVVEDRLDRNLHNQPALVRLNGDTLHIEALKG; from the coding sequence ATGACTACCGAACCTCTCGCCCTGGATTTCAAAAGCGCCACGCTCTATGCCATCCGCGTGGTGCTGCATAGCGCCGACCTCGAACCGCTGCAAGAAGCTCTGGCTAGACGCATGGCAGACGCTGGCAGCTTCTTCGAGAACGAACCCGTGGTGATAGACGCCAGCCGTCTGACCGAGACAGTGGACTGGCCCGCGTTGGTGCAGGCGTTGGCCGCGCACAATCTGCCGCCGATCGGAGTGGTCGCCGAGGGCGCCAATCTGCACGCCGCACGCAAGGCCGGCCTGACGCCGGTAGAACTGTCGACTACCGCAGCGCGCGCCCCCCAGGTTGTTGACCCTGCCCCCCCCAACCACGTATCAACGCCGGTGCCCGCTGCACCGGAAGCCAGCCCGGCGGCCAAGCAACAGATCAGTGTCGCGCTCAGTGGCGACGCCCAAGCCGTGCCGACCCGGGCAGCGCGAGAGACCACCGCGGCGGCCAATCACACGCCGGCGGCACCGCAGTCGTCAACGGCCCTGGTCATTACCAAACCACTGCGCTCCGGTCAGCGCGTCTACGCCCGCCACACGGACCTCGTGGTCATCGGCATGGTCAGCCAGGGTGCCGAGGTCATTGCCGACGGCAATATTCATGTTTACGGGCCCTTGCGCGGCAAAGCTATGGCCGGCGCACGGGGCGACACGTCGGCGCGGATTTTCACCACGCATCTGGACGCAGAACTGCTGGCCGTAGCAGGCGTTTACCGCGTCGTAGAAGACCGCCTGGACCGCAACCTGCATAATCAACCTGCGCTCGTGCGGCTCAACGGCGATACTTTGCATATCGAGGCGCTCAAAGGTTAA
- a CDS encoding heme ABC exporter, ATP-binding protein CcmA translates to MAQYVYTMNRVGKIVPPKRQILRDISLSFFPGAKIGVLGLNGSGKSTLLKIMAGVDKEIEGEAIPMPGLNIGYLPQEPQLNPEHTVRESVEEGLGAVFNAKKRLDEVYSAYAEPDADFDALAAEQAELEAVIAAAASNGADDIEHQMEIAADALRLPPWDATVGNLSGGEKRRVALCRLLLSKPDMLLLDEPTNHLDAESVEWLEQFLHKFPGTVVAVTHDRYFLDNAAEWILELDRGHGIPWKGNYSSWLEQKEARLKQEEASESARQKTIKKELEWVRQNPKGRQAKAKARIARFEELSSYEYQKRNETQEIFIPVGDRLGNEAIEFDHVSKAYGDRLLFDDLSFKVPPGAIVGIIGPNGAGKSTLFRMLAGREQPDSGEIKRGQTVKLAYVDQSRDSLDAVKTVFDAVADGADILTVGKFEMPSRAYLGRFNFKGGDQNKIVGQLSGGERGRLHLAKTLIAGGNVLLLDEPSNDLDVETLRALEDALLEFPGSVMVISHDRWFLDRIATHILAFEGDSQVVFFDGNYQEYEADKKRRLGDEGAKPKRLRYKALK, encoded by the coding sequence ATGGCCCAATACGTCTACACCATGAATCGCGTTGGCAAGATCGTGCCGCCCAAGCGACAGATCCTGCGCGACATTTCCCTGTCATTTTTCCCCGGCGCCAAGATCGGGGTACTGGGCCTGAATGGCTCGGGCAAATCGACGCTGCTGAAAATCATGGCCGGCGTGGACAAGGAGATCGAAGGCGAAGCCATTCCCATGCCGGGCTTGAATATCGGCTACTTGCCGCAAGAGCCGCAACTCAACCCCGAGCATACGGTGCGCGAATCGGTGGAAGAAGGGCTGGGCGCCGTCTTCAACGCCAAAAAGCGACTCGACGAGGTGTATAGCGCCTACGCCGAACCTGACGCCGATTTCGACGCCCTGGCAGCCGAACAGGCCGAACTCGAGGCCGTAATCGCGGCGGCTGCCTCCAATGGCGCCGACGACATCGAGCACCAGATGGAGATTGCCGCCGATGCGCTGCGCCTGCCGCCCTGGGATGCCACCGTAGGCAATCTGTCGGGCGGTGAAAAGCGGCGCGTGGCGCTGTGCCGGTTGCTGCTGTCCAAGCCCGATATGTTGCTGCTCGATGAGCCGACCAATCACCTGGACGCAGAGAGTGTCGAGTGGCTGGAGCAGTTCCTGCATAAATTCCCAGGCACCGTGGTGGCCGTTACCCACGATCGTTACTTCCTGGATAACGCCGCAGAGTGGATACTCGAGCTGGACCGCGGGCACGGTATTCCCTGGAAGGGCAACTACAGCTCCTGGCTCGAGCAGAAAGAAGCGCGCTTGAAGCAGGAAGAGGCCAGCGAGTCCGCCCGCCAGAAGACCATCAAGAAAGAACTGGAATGGGTACGCCAGAATCCCAAGGGCCGTCAGGCGAAAGCCAAGGCCCGTATTGCCCGTTTCGAGGAGCTGTCCTCTTACGAGTACCAGAAGCGCAACGAAACCCAGGAAATCTTCATTCCTGTGGGCGATCGTCTGGGCAATGAGGCCATCGAGTTCGATCACGTCAGCAAAGCCTATGGTGATCGGCTGCTGTTCGACGACTTGAGTTTCAAGGTGCCGCCCGGCGCGATTGTCGGCATCATTGGCCCCAACGGGGCGGGTAAGTCGACGCTGTTTCGCATGCTTGCCGGCCGTGAACAGCCTGATTCGGGCGAAATCAAACGTGGCCAGACGGTCAAGCTGGCCTACGTCGACCAGTCGCGCGATTCGCTGGATGCGGTCAAGACGGTGTTCGATGCGGTGGCTGATGGCGCAGACATCCTCACCGTGGGCAAGTTCGAAATGCCGTCGCGCGCCTATCTTGGACGTTTCAATTTCAAGGGCGGTGACCAGAATAAGATCGTCGGTCAGTTGTCGGGCGGTGAGCGCGGACGACTGCATCTGGCCAAAACCCTGATCGCGGGCGGCAACGTGTTGCTGCTGGACGAACCGTCCAATGACCTGGACGTGGAAACCTTGCGCGCGCTCGAAGATGCTTTGCTGGAGTTTCCCGGTAGTGTGATGGTCATCAGCCATGACCGCTGGTTCCTGGATCGCATCGCGACGCATATCCTTGCCTTCGAGGGCGATTCGCAAGTGGTCTTCTTTGACGGCAACTACCAAGAGTATGAAGCCGACAAAAAACGCCGTCTGGGCGATGAGGGCGCCAAGCCCAAGCGCCTGCGCTATAAAGCGTTGAAATAA
- a CDS encoding eamA-like transporter family protein — MSRFPARLTGVWQRRRPLRATILGFPLSSSFMSSASARYMVLPLLAALIWSVNMVVTKMAVSVISPAAISFYRWLIALVLLAPFALPGVVRQWAQIRAVLWRLAVLGALGMAVFQGLSYVAAASTTATNMGIITSTVPLMTIVVGALLLREAPSLMAVVGALVALFGLGILMGEGHPTRLLAIGGSLGDGLMALAALSYALYGVLLRRWHLQIGVWQSLFMQAAFVVVFQLPFFLLASPSPLNGQNLPLVLYAAIFPSLFAPFLWMQGVRYLGPNRASIFLNLMPVATVAIAALVLGERPHSYHIVGGLLALIGVSLAQVRLRRRPATAVSS, encoded by the coding sequence TTGTCGCGCTTTCCCGCGCGCTTGACAGGGGTGTGGCAACGACGACGACCGCTGCGCGCTACTATCCTGGGGTTTCCCCTGTCTTCGTCGTTTATGTCGTCCGCTTCAGCCCGTTATATGGTGTTGCCCTTGCTGGCCGCGCTCATCTGGTCCGTCAATATGGTGGTAACCAAAATGGCGGTCAGTGTCATTTCACCGGCCGCCATCAGTTTTTACCGCTGGCTCATTGCACTCGTGCTGTTGGCTCCTTTCGCCTTGCCCGGCGTTGTGCGGCAATGGGCGCAGATACGGGCGGTGCTGTGGCGCCTGGCCGTGTTAGGGGCGCTGGGCATGGCCGTCTTTCAGGGGCTGTCGTACGTGGCGGCAGCCAGCACCACGGCCACCAATATGGGCATCATCACCTCGACCGTACCGCTGATGACCATCGTGGTCGGCGCGCTGCTGCTGCGTGAAGCGCCAAGCCTCATGGCCGTGGTCGGGGCGCTGGTGGCGCTGTTTGGCCTGGGCATCCTGATGGGCGAAGGCCATCCGACCCGGCTTCTGGCGATCGGTGGCAGCCTCGGCGACGGCTTGATGGCCTTGGCCGCCCTGTCATATGCCCTCTACGGCGTGCTGCTGCGGCGTTGGCATTTGCAGATTGGCGTATGGCAGTCGCTATTCATGCAGGCTGCCTTCGTCGTGGTCTTTCAACTGCCTTTTTTCCTGCTGGCGTCGCCCTCGCCACTCAATGGACAGAACCTGCCTCTGGTGCTGTATGCGGCGATTTTCCCGTCCCTGTTCGCGCCGTTTCTTTGGATGCAGGGCGTGCGCTATCTGGGGCCCAATCGGGCAAGCATTTTTCTCAACCTCATGCCGGTTGCTACCGTGGCAATCGCCGCGCTTGTCCTGGGAGAGCGGCCGCACAGCTACCACATCGTCGGAGGCCTGCTGGCCCTGATCGGCGTGAGCCTGGCCCAGGTGCGTTTGCGCCGTCGGCCCGCCACTGCGGTGTCGTCCTGA
- a CDS encoding cytochrome oxidase subunit II family protein has protein sequence MIATLAASLGLSPEDPTFWMPMVFMGLLLLLIAAGIVLDGFDIGVGILLQFAPAEERGRMMGLLSPWRDANEFWPLLGIGLLGAAFPFAWGVIMGKLYGPLVVMVLGIVLRSVAFEFRIRASTEVKPRWIFAFWVGSLLAAMGQGMVLGRIATDYQSDSGYGWFSLFVGLCAVAAYALLGACWLVMRIDGELQRRAVSWARHGIRWTAAGMVAIAVTLGLANAGIFYKWSNAAHLGAAAGVWVLMLLGFVVAEMLLARLPGKADRVAWMPFVLCVALYLLMLAGLAYSFFPYLILDDMTIWDGSGALDSMRLVLAGVVIGVPVVLVFNILAYRSVFGRERRAAALLPPPG, from the coding sequence ATGATCGCCACCTTGGCCGCATCGCTGGGCCTGAGTCCGGAAGATCCGACCTTCTGGATGCCGATGGTGTTCATGGGCCTGCTCTTGCTGCTTATTGCGGCCGGCATCGTGCTCGATGGTTTCGACATCGGCGTAGGCATTCTGCTGCAGTTCGCGCCGGCCGAGGAGCGTGGCCGCATGATGGGACTGCTCAGCCCATGGCGCGATGCCAACGAATTCTGGCCTTTGCTGGGCATAGGCTTGCTGGGCGCAGCCTTTCCCTTTGCCTGGGGCGTGATCATGGGCAAGCTCTACGGGCCCTTGGTGGTCATGGTCTTGGGCATCGTGTTGCGCAGTGTCGCGTTCGAGTTTCGCATCCGCGCCAGCACCGAGGTCAAGCCGCGCTGGATTTTCGCGTTCTGGGTGGGCTCGCTTCTGGCGGCCATGGGCCAGGGTATGGTTCTGGGCCGTATCGCCACCGACTATCAGAGCGACTCGGGCTATGGTTGGTTCTCATTGTTCGTCGGGCTGTGCGCAGTAGCGGCTTACGCGCTTTTGGGGGCCTGCTGGCTGGTCATGCGCATTGACGGCGAGTTGCAGCGCCGTGCGGTGTCGTGGGCGCGTCACGGCATCCGCTGGACGGCGGCCGGCATGGTGGCGATTGCCGTGACGCTGGGGCTGGCCAACGCGGGGATATTCTATAAATGGAGCAATGCCGCGCACCTTGGGGCTGCCGCGGGCGTATGGGTCTTGATGCTGCTGGGGTTCGTGGTGGCGGAAATGTTGCTCGCCCGCCTGCCAGGCAAAGCGGACCGCGTCGCCTGGATGCCCTTTGTGTTGTGTGTGGCGCTGTACCTGCTGATGCTGGCCGGACTGGCCTACAGCTTTTTCCCGTATCTCATTCTGGACGACATGACGATATGGGACGGTAGCGGGGCGTTGGACTCCATGCGCCTGGTGCTGGCCGGGGTGGTCATCGGAGTGCCAGTGGTTCTGGTGTTCAATATTCTGGCTTACCGCTCGGTTTTTGGCCGGGAGCGCCGCGCCGCGGCGCTGTTGCCACCGCCGGGCTGA
- a CDS encoding septum site-determining protein MinD: MVTSGKGGVGKTTTSASFSSGLAMRGHKTAVIDFDVGLRNLDLIMGCERRVVYDFVNVIQGEASLKQALIKDKHLENLFVLPASQTRDKDALTQEGVGKVIEDLKEMGFDYIICDSPAGIETGALLAAYYADDALVVTNPEVSSVRDSDRILGILAAKSRRAVEGDEPVKEYLLLTRYNPKRVIDGEMLSLGDIEDILRIKMIGVVPESEAVLQASNQGLPAIHLKDTDVSEAYKDVVARYLGEERSLRFTEYEKPGFLKRLFGGK, encoded by the coding sequence GTGGTGACTTCCGGCAAAGGCGGGGTGGGCAAGACCACCACCAGCGCCAGCTTTTCATCGGGCCTCGCCATGCGCGGCCACAAGACCGCGGTCATCGACTTCGACGTCGGCCTGCGCAATCTCGACCTCATCATGGGATGCGAGCGGCGCGTCGTGTACGACTTCGTCAACGTGATTCAAGGCGAGGCCAGCCTCAAGCAAGCCCTCATCAAAGACAAGCACCTCGAAAACTTATTCGTCCTGCCCGCCTCGCAGACGCGCGACAAAGACGCGCTGACGCAGGAAGGCGTGGGTAAGGTCATCGAAGACCTCAAGGAAATGGGCTTCGACTACATCATCTGCGATTCACCTGCCGGCATCGAAACCGGTGCGCTGCTGGCGGCCTATTACGCCGACGACGCGCTCGTGGTGACCAACCCCGAAGTCTCGTCAGTGCGTGATTCCGACCGCATCCTCGGCATTCTGGCAGCCAAGTCGCGCCGCGCCGTCGAGGGCGACGAGCCAGTCAAGGAATACCTGCTGCTCACGCGCTACAACCCCAAGCGCGTCATCGACGGCGAAATGCTGTCCTTGGGCGATATCGAAGACATTCTGCGCATCAAGATGATCGGGGTGGTACCCGAATCGGAAGCGGTGCTGCAGGCGTCCAACCAGGGTCTGCCCGCCATCCACCTCAAGGACACCGATGTGTCCGAGGCGTACAAAGATGTGGTGGCCCGCTATCTGGGCGAAGAACGCTCGCTGCGCTTTACTGAGTATGAGAAGCCCGGCTTCCTGAAGCGCCTGTTCGGAGGAAAGTAA
- a CDS encoding glycine zipper 2TM domain protein: protein MKTKTISKACLAVALAASMAGCSSWDGMSHRQKSTVGGAALGGVAGAVITNGGILGTVGGAAIGGVIGDQVGK, encoded by the coding sequence ATGAAGACGAAAACGATTTCCAAAGCATGTCTGGCCGTTGCGTTGGCGGCCTCGATGGCCGGCTGCTCGTCCTGGGACGGCATGAGTCATCGTCAAAAGAGCACGGTTGGTGGTGCTGCCCTGGGTGGTGTAGCCGGCGCGGTGATCACCAATGGCGGGATTCTCGGCACGGTGGGCGGCGCGGCAATTGGCGGCGTGATCGGGGATCAGGTCGGCAAATAA
- a CDS encoding transposase family protein translates to MLDRKTIERLGGWEGYRVERVVWPEGESRTVTIYLKPSARTMHCEHCGNRCRQVHETTTRRVRDLPLMALRVTLVVPRRRVWCEQCGGPHLERLSWLGRYQRVTDRLAEAVSQLLESSNILAVARFFQLGWHTVKALDKALLRRAIQEPDWSQIHYLAMDEFALHKGHRYATVVVDPIRRQVLWIGDGRSRETARAFFEQLPTGVAQQIRAVAIDMTTAYELEIQANCPNAEIVYDLFHVVAKYGREVIDRVRVDQANQLRHDKPARRVIKSSRWLLLRNRKNLDPCQSVKLDELLQANQPLLTAYLMRDELKQLWFYQHPGYARQAWDHWLQQARGSGIAALAHFALKLKAYLHGILSRCRHRLNTSIVEGINNTIKVIKRRSYGYRDQEYFFLKIRSAFPGIPR, encoded by the coding sequence ATGCTGGACCGCAAGACGATCGAGAGGTTGGGTGGGTGGGAAGGTTATCGGGTGGAGCGGGTCGTGTGGCCTGAAGGTGAGAGCCGGACGGTCACGATTTACCTGAAGCCTTCAGCGCGAACGATGCACTGCGAGCACTGCGGCAACCGATGTCGGCAGGTGCATGAGACGACCACGCGCCGGGTGCGGGATCTGCCGCTAATGGCGCTGCGAGTGACGCTGGTAGTGCCGCGTCGGCGGGTCTGGTGCGAGCAGTGCGGTGGACCGCATCTGGAGAGGCTGAGCTGGCTGGGCCGTTACCAGCGAGTGACCGACCGGCTGGCCGAGGCGGTCAGCCAGTTGCTTGAGTCCAGCAACATTCTGGCCGTGGCGCGCTTCTTCCAACTGGGTTGGCACACGGTCAAGGCGCTGGACAAGGCCCTGCTGCGACGGGCGATCCAAGAGCCGGACTGGAGCCAGATCCACTACCTAGCGATGGACGAGTTCGCTCTACACAAGGGCCATCGTTATGCCACGGTCGTTGTCGATCCGATCCGCCGTCAGGTGCTATGGATCGGTGATGGCCGCTCGCGCGAGACGGCCAGAGCCTTCTTCGAACAACTGCCAACTGGGGTTGCCCAGCAGATCCGGGCCGTAGCGATCGACATGACGACGGCCTATGAGCTGGAGATCCAGGCCAACTGCCCCAACGCCGAGATCGTCTACGACCTGTTCCACGTCGTGGCCAAGTACGGCCGTGAAGTGATAGACCGGGTGCGTGTAGACCAAGCGAACCAGTTGCGGCACGACAAGCCGGCCCGCCGGGTGATCAAGTCCAGTCGCTGGCTACTGCTGCGCAATCGCAAAAACCTCGATCCGTGCCAATCGGTAAAGTTGGACGAGTTGCTCCAGGCCAACCAGCCCTTGCTCACCGCTTATCTGATGCGCGATGAGCTCAAACAGCTGTGGTTCTACCAACACCCCGGCTACGCCCGCCAGGCATGGGATCACTGGCTGCAACAGGCTCGGGGCAGCGGCATCGCCGCCTTGGCTCACTTCGCGCTCAAGCTAAAAGCCTATCTGCACGGGATTCTGTCTCGCTGTCGCCACCGGCTCAACACCAGCATCGTCGAGGGCATCAACAACACCATCAAAGTCATCAAGCGCCGCTCCTACGGCTACCGCGATCAGGAGTACTTCTTCCTCAAGATCCGGTCTGCATTCCCCGGTATTCCTCGATGA
- a CDS encoding isochorismatase family protein — translation MLLSADQSILLVVDMQERLMPVIDRGQDVVGTADKLARAARLLDVPVVATEHHRPMLGGTLAPLNEQVQSTFQKMHFSAMREPGFEAWLPPARKTVLLTGCEAHICVLQTALGLLAQGWRAVVVADAVGSRKASDHHAALRRARAAGADIVTSEMAIFEWMQTCEHPRFRDVLRLVK, via the coding sequence ATGCTCTTGAGCGCCGATCAATCGATCCTGCTAGTCGTCGACATGCAGGAGCGCCTCATGCCGGTCATCGACCGGGGCCAGGATGTGGTGGGCACGGCCGATAAACTGGCGCGCGCGGCGCGCTTGCTTGACGTGCCTGTCGTGGCGACCGAGCATCACCGCCCCATGCTGGGAGGTACGCTGGCACCCCTGAACGAGCAGGTGCAATCGACCTTCCAGAAAATGCATTTTTCCGCCATGCGTGAGCCAGGCTTCGAAGCCTGGCTGCCGCCAGCCCGAAAAACGGTCCTGCTGACCGGTTGCGAAGCGCATATTTGTGTGCTGCAGACGGCGCTGGGCCTGCTTGCCCAAGGCTGGCGCGCCGTTGTCGTGGCCGATGCCGTCGGGTCGCGCAAAGCCTCCGACCATCATGCCGCGCTGCGGCGCGCGCGGGCGGCCGGGGCAGACATCGTCACCAGCGAGATGGCTATCTTCGAGTGGATGCAGACGTGTGAACACCCTCGCTTTCGGGACGTGTTACGGCTGGTCAAATAG
- the glnS gene encoding glutamine--tRNA ligase, whose translation MTQTPTPHAASNYLRNIIEEDLAADRFQGKRWAGKPGPASVQAGGAPDPARIRTRFPPEPNGYLHIGHAKSICVNFGMAQEFGGVCHLRFDDTNPEKEDQEYVDAIMEAVQWLGFDWKADGNDNLFFASDYFEFMYEFAEALIEAGHAFVDEQSADQIRAQRGILTEPGTNSPFRDRPAAESLVRLREMRDGVHPDGSLVLRAKIDMASPNINLRDPVMYRVRHTTHHRTGDKWCIYPMYSWAHPVEDALEGITHSICTLEFEDQRPFYDWILARLAELGKLARPLPHQYEFSRLNLSYIVTSKRKLLQLVRDGHVDGWDDPRMPTLFGMRRRGYTASAIRLFCDRTAVSKSDSRIDYSLLEQAVRDDLDPTTPRSVAVLDPIKLVITNYPEGQSENCKAPINPHDPEAGHREFPFSRELWIERDDFREEPPKKYFRLFPGNQVRLKYGYVVRCTGFTKDEAGNVVEVQAEYLPDTKSGTPGADSVKVKGNITWVSAAHAVPAEVRLYDRLFADPHPDGGDKDFLTCLNPNSIHTVRGWLEPGTRTEPGATWQFERLGYFTVDSQDSRPEAPVLNRIVTLKDSWGT comes from the coding sequence ATGACCCAAACCCCCACGCCTCACGCAGCCAGCAATTACCTGCGCAATATCATCGAAGAAGACCTGGCGGCAGACCGCTTCCAGGGTAAGCGTTGGGCCGGCAAGCCCGGCCCGGCTTCCGTGCAGGCGGGCGGCGCTCCCGATCCGGCACGCATCCGCACGCGCTTTCCGCCCGAACCCAATGGTTATCTGCATATCGGGCATGCCAAAAGCATCTGCGTGAATTTCGGCATGGCCCAGGAATTCGGCGGCGTCTGCCACCTGCGCTTTGACGACACCAACCCTGAGAAAGAAGATCAGGAATACGTCGACGCCATCATGGAGGCCGTCCAGTGGTTGGGTTTTGACTGGAAGGCAGACGGCAACGACAACCTGTTCTTCGCCAGCGATTACTTCGAGTTCATGTATGAATTCGCCGAAGCGCTGATCGAAGCCGGCCATGCGTTCGTCGATGAGCAAAGCGCCGACCAGATCCGCGCCCAGCGCGGTATCTTGACCGAACCGGGCACCAACTCGCCTTTCCGTGACCGGCCGGCCGCCGAATCCCTGGTCCGGCTGCGCGAGATGCGCGATGGGGTGCATCCGGACGGCAGCCTGGTGCTGCGCGCCAAGATCGACATGGCCTCGCCCAATATCAACCTGCGCGATCCGGTCATGTATCGCGTGCGTCATACCACCCACCATCGCACCGGCGACAAATGGTGCATCTACCCGATGTACAGCTGGGCGCATCCGGTCGAGGATGCGCTGGAAGGCATCACCCACAGCATCTGCACGTTGGAATTCGAAGACCAACGGCCGTTCTACGACTGGATCCTGGCCCGGCTGGCGGAGCTGGGCAAGCTGGCACGGCCGTTGCCGCATCAGTACGAGTTTTCGCGCCTGAACCTGAGCTATATCGTCACCAGTAAACGCAAGTTGCTGCAACTGGTGCGAGACGGCCATGTGGACGGCTGGGACGATCCGCGCATGCCGACGCTGTTTGGCATGCGCCGCCGCGGCTATACGGCGTCGGCCATACGGCTGTTCTGCGACCGCACGGCCGTCTCCAAATCGGATTCGCGTATCGACTACAGCCTGCTCGAGCAGGCCGTGCGCGACGACCTCGACCCGACGACGCCCCGCTCGGTGGCTGTGCTCGACCCGATCAAGCTGGTCATCACCAACTACCCCGAAGGCCAGAGCGAAAACTGCAAAGCGCCCATCAACCCGCACGACCCCGAGGCCGGCCACCGCGAATTTCCCTTCTCGCGCGAGCTCTGGATCGAGCGTGACGATTTCCGCGAAGAACCTCCCAAAAAGTACTTCCGCCTCTTCCCCGGCAATCAGGTCCGCCTGAAGTACGGTTACGTCGTGCGCTGCACGGGCTTTACCAAGGATGAGGCCGGCAACGTGGTCGAAGTCCAGGCCGAGTATCTGCCCGACACCAAGAGCGGCACCCCGGGCGCGGACAGCGTCAAGGTCAAAGGCAATATCACTTGGGTAAGTGCCGCGCACGCGGTGCCCGCCGAGGTGCGACTCTATGACCGCCTGTTCGCCGATCCGCACCCGGACGGTGGCGATAAAGACTTTCTGACCTGCCTGAATCCGAACTCCATTCACACCGTTCGCGGCTGGCTGGAGCCGGGCACCCGGACCGAGCCGGGTGCCACCTGGCAGTTCGAGCGGCTGGGTTACTTCACGGTCGACAGTCAGGACTCGCGTCCCGAGGCGCCGGTGCTCAACCGCATCGTCACGCTCAAGGATTCGTGGGGCACGTAA